A window from Numida meleagris isolate 19003 breed g44 Domestic line chromosome 21, NumMel1.0, whole genome shotgun sequence encodes these proteins:
- the GKN2 gene encoding gastrokine-2 yields MKAFAAVLILLGVFWTQTSALETYLLPAPSNEYVTGSMTIDNKKNYADVHVRSGLYSSDTIFDYQHGYIATRLFSRNACFIMKIDEASIPRLQEIGRQAFERQTMKKIYSPKVMWVQFQSGNAMFGSVREWFLYGRPIEQLCKGLPLYKLTKSEPLTNSNSCASAGIPSILGINICERLRENY; encoded by the exons atgaaggcattt GCTGCAGTTCTCATTTTGCTGGGAGTCTTCTGGACTCAAACTTCTGCATTGGAG ACTTATTTGCTGCCGGCACCTAGCAATGAGTATGTCACCGGGTCCATGACCATTGACAACAAGAAGAACTATGCTGATGTCCATGTTCGCTCTGGCTTGTACTCCTCTGACACCATTTTTGACTACCAGCAC GGATATATTGCAACCAGGTTGTTCTCACGAAATGCCTGCTTCATCATGAAAATTGATGAAGCTTCCATCCCCAGGCTGCAAGAGATTGGACGCCAGGCTTTTGAGAGACAG actatgaagaaaatttattctccaaaagttATGTGGGTACAGTTTCAATCCGGTAATGCCATGTTTGGGAGTGTCAGAGAGTGGTTTCTCTATGGTAGACCCATTGAACAACTCTGCAAGGGCCTACCTCTCTACAAGCTTACAAAGAGTGAAC cacTAACTAATTCCAatagctgtgccagtgcaggaATTCCATCCATTTTGGGCATTAATATCTGTGAAAGACTCAGAGAGAACTACTGA